TCTGCTTCAGCAGCGGCAGCAGGGCTTCCAGCGTGGCGCGGCTGTCACCCTGGAGATTCACCTCCATCGGGTAACGCAGGCTCAGCATGTCGCCCTTCAGGTCGATCTGCACGCCGCGCGCCTGGCCTTCCTTCGGCAGGAACTCGGAATAGGGGAAGCCGCTGCCGACCATCAGCAGCGTGTCGCATTCCATCATCATGTCCCAACTGGGCTTGGTGCCCAGCAGGCCGATGGAGCCCGTCACCCAGGGCAGGTCATCCGGCACCGCCGCCTTGCCCAGCAGCGCCTTGGCGACACCCGCCCCCAGCCGGTCGGCCACCGAGATCACCTCGTCGGTCGCCTCCAGCGCGCCGGCGCCTACCAGCATGGCCACCTTGCCGCCGGCATTCAGCACCTCCGCCGCGCGCTGCAACTGCGACTGCGCTGGCAGAATCAGCGGTTTTTCATAACCCACGCCGGAATGGATGGTGCCGTGCTGATGCGGCGGCACGGGCACCGCGTCCAGCTCCTGCAAGTCATTGGGCAGGATGATGCAGGCGATGCGGCGTTCCGCCATGGCCGTGCGCATGGCGCGGTCGATCAGGTGGCGCACCTGTTCCGGCACGCTGGCCTGCTGCACGAAGGCGCCGGCCACATCCTTGAAGAGGCTCAGCAGGTCCACTTCCTGCTGGTAATGTCCGCCCAGCGCTGCGCGCGCCTGCTGGCCGACGATGGCCAGCACGGGCATGTGGTCGAGCCGCGCGTCATAAAGCCCGTTCAGCAGATGGATGGCACCGGGGCCGGAGGTGGCGAGGCAGACGCCAACCTCGCCCGTGTATTTGGCATGGGCGCCGGCCATGAAGGCGGCCATTTCCTCATGTCTCGCCTGGATGAAATGGATCTTGTCCTGCGCCCGGTCCAGCGCGCCGATCAGCCCGTTGATGCCGTCGCCGGGATAGCCATAGACGCGCTCCACGCCCCATTCGGACAGGCGCTGCCAGACGAAATCGCTCACCGTGGTCGCCATCTCACCCTCCTGCTCGGCTGCCGGGCCAGGTGGCTTGGCCCGGCGGGTCCTGGGGCGCGAACGCCTGAGGACAGGGGGTGTTGCAGAGCGGGCGGGCGATTCCGGCCCGCCGCGCCGCGCGTCAGTCAGTGATCGCCACCGGCGGCGGCATCTGCGGTCCCGGTGGCGAGATGGTGGGCGCCTCCGTCGGGATCTCTCCGGGCGACACTTCCGGCAGCGTGGGCGCGATTTCCGGCGCCTCCCGCGGCGGGGTGTCCGGCGTCAGGGGCGGCAGGCCCGGCAGTTCAGGCCCGGGGCCGGGCGGCGGAGCGGGCGTCGGCGCAAGGGGTTCGGCGGGCTCGGGGTTGGAAGGCGGCAGGCCCGGCAGTTCGGGCACCGGCTCCGGGCGCGGCGGGTCCGAGAGGTGGGGCGAGGCAGGGTCTTTCATCATGCGGTTGGAACGCATGGTGGAGGGTCCTGTTGCAGCCCCGCCCATGGTGCCTTAGACGAAGCGGTGCTCTACTGCCGGGTGCGGCGCCGCCAGACGCGGCCCGGTGCCGAACAGCTTCTCCCGCCAGGTGCCGGGGGCATAGGCATGCTTGTAGACGCCGCGTTCCTGCAAGGCCGGCACCAGCAGGTCCACCACATCCTCCAGGCATTCCGGCAGCACGGTGCGGGAGAGATTGAAGCCGTCCACATCGGCGTCCTCCACCCAGCCGATCAGCGCCTCCGCCACCTGCTCCACCGAGCCGACGATGGGCGGCTGCCGGCTGCCGAGGATGAAGCGGTCGATCAGCCCGCGCTTGGTGAAGACCGGGCCGGCGGCGCGCTTCATTGCCTCGACATTGGACTGGATGGCCTGGGTGGGGCCGGTCTCGATCGGCTCGTCCATGCCGTAGCGGGCGAAGTCGATGCCCAGTGAGGCCGAGGCATGCGCCAGCGCGCCTTCCGCGCTGGCATGGCGGCGGTAATCCTCCAGCTTGTCGCGTGCCTCGGCCTCGGTGCGGCCGATGACCAGCGTGGCGCCCACCAGCACCTTCAACGGGCGCGGGGTGGCGCGGGCGCGCAGGTCGGCGACCAG
This genomic window from Roseomonas marmotae contains:
- a CDS encoding thiamine pyrophosphate-requiring protein, with product MATTVSDFVWQRLSEWGVERVYGYPGDGINGLIGALDRAQDKIHFIQARHEEMAAFMAGAHAKYTGEVGVCLATSGPGAIHLLNGLYDARLDHMPVLAIVGQQARAALGGHYQQEVDLLSLFKDVAGAFVQQASVPEQVRHLIDRAMRTAMAERRIACIILPNDLQELDAVPVPPHQHGTIHSGVGYEKPLILPAQSQLQRAAEVLNAGGKVAMLVGAGALEATDEVISVADRLGAGVAKALLGKAAVPDDLPWVTGSIGLLGTKPSWDMMMECDTLLMVGSGFPYSEFLPKEGQARGVQIDLKGDMLSLRYPMEVNLQGDSRATLEALLPLLKQKTDLSWRQKIEKNVAEWWKTLEARAMHAAEPLNPQRVFWDLSPRLPDRCIIAGDSGSHTNWYARDVKIRRGMKATLSGGLATMGSGVPYAIGAKFAYPDRPVLAICGDGAMQMNGMAELITVAKYWKEWADPRLVVLVLNNRDLNQVTWEQRVMGGDPKFLGSQSLPDVPYHKFAELIGLKGIFVDNPDDVAGAWEAAFAADRPVVLEAFTDPNVPPLPPHITLKQARAFASSMFGEPELGGVLRNTAREVLASVLPGSLGKGG